The following are encoded together in the Ictalurus punctatus breed USDA103 chromosome 1, Coco_2.0, whole genome shotgun sequence genome:
- the klhl38b gene encoding kelch-like protein 38 isoform X1 — protein MSFAYTIAGTKTHRMCYTLAKTRLDGALMEVLHYKDKELLSTLLLQLNNLRKEQILTDVVLCSDGKEIPCHRNVLVSSSPYFHAMFCSNFCERQQARVEMHGVPYNALNSIVDYVYTGAISITMESVLPLMQTAAMLNYERIFEACSTFLEAQLRPDNCLSMIRLSEILHCTSLQQKARELAVKSFSDVVASEDFCELSLKELVGYLEDDQLCAEEEQVFEILLAWIHHDPFARQGAIHDLFRQVRLRHIHPSYLFQFIASDPLVQSSSLCTEIIDSVRRLLFSVGSNCPGELQPLWTAPRRHTCKESLVVIGGRKNNERTSRETLLFDEQTECWQGLAKLPVRLYRASYVCMHSILYVLGGLTMTAGGNGVPTATVYTLSLKMNQWRVAEPMLMPRFGHQSISYLQFIFVLGGITDDRQPSSGVERYNTMFNQWESMAPMPETVQHPAVAAHNQRIYVFGGEDAMQNPVRMIQVYHIGRNLWCKMENRMVKNVCAPASVIDGKIYIIGGYTRRMVAYDIKANRFIKCKNMKERRMHHSATVINNRLYVTGGRYINSHVDVQDSDSFDCYDPETDAWTSKGTLPFKLFDHGSVPMVCVSQKPFPT, from the exons ATGAGCTTTGCTTATACTATAGCAGGTACAAAAACCCACAGGATGTGTTACACACTGGCTAAAACCAG ATTAGATGGTGCATTAATGGAGGTCCTACACTATAAAGACAAAGAGCTGTTGTCCACCCTCCTCTTGCAGCTGAACAACTTGAGGAAGGAGCAAATCCTCACAGATGTTGTCCTTTGTTCTGATGGCAAAGAGATCCCCTGCCACCGCAATGTTCTGGTGTCCAGCAGCCCCTACTTCCATGCTATGTTCTGCAGCAACTTTTGTGAGAGACAGCAGGCTCGGGTGGAAATGCATGGAGTTCCCTATAATGCCCTTAATAGCATTGTGGACTATGTCTACACAGGAGCCATTAGTATTACCATGGAGTCAGTTCTCCCTCTGATGCAAACTGCTGCAATGCTAAATTACGAGCGGATTTTCGAGGCCTGCTCGACCTTCTTGGAGGCCCAGCTCAGGCCGGATAACTGCTTGAGCATGATCCGCCTTTCAGAGATTCTGCACTGCACTAGTTTGCAGCAGAAAGCTCGGGAGCTAGCTGTGAAAAGCTTCTCTGATGTTGTGGCTTCTGAGGACTTCTGTGAACTCTCCCTGAAAGAGTTGGTTGGTTACTTAGAAGATGACCAACTGTGTGCTGAGGAGGAGCAGGTGTTTGAAATCCTTCTGGCTTGGATCCATCATGACCCTTTTGCCCGCCAAGGTGCTATCCATGACCTTTTTCGACAGGTGAGGCTACGACACATCCATCCCTCCTACCTCTTCCAGTTCATCGCCAGTGACCCATTAGTGCAGTCCTCCTCCCTTTGTACTGAGATCATTGACTCAGTGAGACGTCTCCTCTTTTCTGTTGGTTCCAATTGTCCGGGCGAACTGCAACCACTCTGGACTGCTCCACGACGTCATACCTGTAAAGAATCTCTAGTGGTTATAGGTGGGCGTAAAAACAATGAGCGCACATCTCGCGAGACACTGCTATTTGATGAACAGACAGAGTGCTGGCAAGGGCTGGCTAAGTTACCCGTACGACTCTATCGTGCCTCTTACGTCTGCATGCATAGCATCCTCTATGTTCTGGGAGGTCTAACCATGACCGCAGGAGGAAATGGTGTACCTACTGCCACAGTTTACACACTCTCCCTAAAAATGAATCAGTGGAGGGTTGCGGAGCCCATGCTGATGCCTCGATTTGGCCATCAGAGCATCTCCTACCTACAGTTCATCTTTGTTTTAGGTGGCATTACAGATGACAGACAGCCCTCCAGTGGGGTGGAGAGATACAATACCATGTTCAACCAATGGGAGTCTATGGCTCCAATGCCAGAAACAGTTCAGCACCCTGCTGTAGCAGCACATAACCAGAGAATCTATGTATTTGGTGGGGAAGATGCCATGCAAAACCCAGTACGAATGATTCAG GTTTACCACATTGGAAGAAATCTCTGGTGTAAAATGGAGAACAGGATGGTGAAGAATGTTTGTGCCCCTGCTTCAGTTATTGATGGCAAAATCTACATTATTGGAG GCTATACAAGAAGAATGGTGGCATATGACATTAAAGCAAACAGATTTATTAAATGCAAGAATATGAAAGAGAGAAGGATGCATCACTCAGCCACCGTCATCAACAACAGACTCTATGTCACTGGGGGCCGATACATTAACAGCCATGTTGATGTCCAGGATTCAGACAGCTTTGACTGCTATGACCCAGAGACAGATGCCTGGACATCAAAAGGCACTTTGCCATTTAAACTCTTTGACCATGGCTCAGTTCCGATGGTGTGTGTCTCACAGAAGCCTTTTCCCACATGA
- the klhl38b gene encoding kelch-like protein 38 isoform X2: MEVLHYKDKELLSTLLLQLNNLRKEQILTDVVLCSDGKEIPCHRNVLVSSSPYFHAMFCSNFCERQQARVEMHGVPYNALNSIVDYVYTGAISITMESVLPLMQTAAMLNYERIFEACSTFLEAQLRPDNCLSMIRLSEILHCTSLQQKARELAVKSFSDVVASEDFCELSLKELVGYLEDDQLCAEEEQVFEILLAWIHHDPFARQGAIHDLFRQVRLRHIHPSYLFQFIASDPLVQSSSLCTEIIDSVRRLLFSVGSNCPGELQPLWTAPRRHTCKESLVVIGGRKNNERTSRETLLFDEQTECWQGLAKLPVRLYRASYVCMHSILYVLGGLTMTAGGNGVPTATVYTLSLKMNQWRVAEPMLMPRFGHQSISYLQFIFVLGGITDDRQPSSGVERYNTMFNQWESMAPMPETVQHPAVAAHNQRIYVFGGEDAMQNPVRMIQVYHIGRNLWCKMENRMVKNVCAPASVIDGKIYIIGGYTRRMVAYDIKANRFIKCKNMKERRMHHSATVINNRLYVTGGRYINSHVDVQDSDSFDCYDPETDAWTSKGTLPFKLFDHGSVPMVCVSQKPFPT; this comes from the exons ATGGAGGTCCTACACTATAAAGACAAAGAGCTGTTGTCCACCCTCCTCTTGCAGCTGAACAACTTGAGGAAGGAGCAAATCCTCACAGATGTTGTCCTTTGTTCTGATGGCAAAGAGATCCCCTGCCACCGCAATGTTCTGGTGTCCAGCAGCCCCTACTTCCATGCTATGTTCTGCAGCAACTTTTGTGAGAGACAGCAGGCTCGGGTGGAAATGCATGGAGTTCCCTATAATGCCCTTAATAGCATTGTGGACTATGTCTACACAGGAGCCATTAGTATTACCATGGAGTCAGTTCTCCCTCTGATGCAAACTGCTGCAATGCTAAATTACGAGCGGATTTTCGAGGCCTGCTCGACCTTCTTGGAGGCCCAGCTCAGGCCGGATAACTGCTTGAGCATGATCCGCCTTTCAGAGATTCTGCACTGCACTAGTTTGCAGCAGAAAGCTCGGGAGCTAGCTGTGAAAAGCTTCTCTGATGTTGTGGCTTCTGAGGACTTCTGTGAACTCTCCCTGAAAGAGTTGGTTGGTTACTTAGAAGATGACCAACTGTGTGCTGAGGAGGAGCAGGTGTTTGAAATCCTTCTGGCTTGGATCCATCATGACCCTTTTGCCCGCCAAGGTGCTATCCATGACCTTTTTCGACAGGTGAGGCTACGACACATCCATCCCTCCTACCTCTTCCAGTTCATCGCCAGTGACCCATTAGTGCAGTCCTCCTCCCTTTGTACTGAGATCATTGACTCAGTGAGACGTCTCCTCTTTTCTGTTGGTTCCAATTGTCCGGGCGAACTGCAACCACTCTGGACTGCTCCACGACGTCATACCTGTAAAGAATCTCTAGTGGTTATAGGTGGGCGTAAAAACAATGAGCGCACATCTCGCGAGACACTGCTATTTGATGAACAGACAGAGTGCTGGCAAGGGCTGGCTAAGTTACCCGTACGACTCTATCGTGCCTCTTACGTCTGCATGCATAGCATCCTCTATGTTCTGGGAGGTCTAACCATGACCGCAGGAGGAAATGGTGTACCTACTGCCACAGTTTACACACTCTCCCTAAAAATGAATCAGTGGAGGGTTGCGGAGCCCATGCTGATGCCTCGATTTGGCCATCAGAGCATCTCCTACCTACAGTTCATCTTTGTTTTAGGTGGCATTACAGATGACAGACAGCCCTCCAGTGGGGTGGAGAGATACAATACCATGTTCAACCAATGGGAGTCTATGGCTCCAATGCCAGAAACAGTTCAGCACCCTGCTGTAGCAGCACATAACCAGAGAATCTATGTATTTGGTGGGGAAGATGCCATGCAAAACCCAGTACGAATGATTCAG GTTTACCACATTGGAAGAAATCTCTGGTGTAAAATGGAGAACAGGATGGTGAAGAATGTTTGTGCCCCTGCTTCAGTTATTGATGGCAAAATCTACATTATTGGAG GCTATACAAGAAGAATGGTGGCATATGACATTAAAGCAAACAGATTTATTAAATGCAAGAATATGAAAGAGAGAAGGATGCATCACTCAGCCACCGTCATCAACAACAGACTCTATGTCACTGGGGGCCGATACATTAACAGCCATGTTGATGTCCAGGATTCAGACAGCTTTGACTGCTATGACCCAGAGACAGATGCCTGGACATCAAAAGGCACTTTGCCATTTAAACTCTTTGACCATGGCTCAGTTCCGATGGTGTGTGTCTCACAGAAGCCTTTTCCCACATGA
- the fbxo32 gene encoding F-box only protein 32 has product MPFLGQDWRSPGQSWVKTEDGWKRTTKDENETNNNVSKSHESNQEDYNKENLLLSINYDVASKKRKKDLLNKNSKVPYFHKDKWIYVHKGSTKERHGYCTLGEAFNRLDFCSAIKDTRRFNYVVRLLELIAKSQLPSLSGVAQKNYMNILERVVQKVLEDQQNVRPIKELLQTLYVSLCSLVQDMGKSVLVGNINIWVYRMENILQWQQQLDNIQINRPTSTGMTLLDLPISLQLNIMQRLSDGRDLVSLGQVCPDLGLLTEDRLLWKNLCHYHFTDRQIRKRLMVSDKGQLEWKKMYFKLCRCYPHKEQYSDTLQFCTHCHILFWKDTNHPCTANNPESCSISVSPQGFINLFKF; this is encoded by the exons ATGCCGTTTCTGGGACAGGACTGGCGCTCTCCTGGTCAGAGCTGGGTTAAAACCGAGGACGGCTGGAAAAGAACGACAAAAGACGAAAACGAGACGAATAACAATGTTTCCAAAAG CCATGAAAGCAACCAAGAGGACTATAACAAAGAAAATCTGCTCCTTTCTATTAATTACGATGTGGCCtcaaagaagagaaagaaggatTTGCTGAACAAAAACAGCAAGGTTCCAT aTTTCCACAAAGACAAGTGGATTTATGTGCACAAAGGGAGCACCAAAGAG CGTCATGGCTACTGTACTTTGGGAGAAGCTTTTAATCGCCTGGATTTCTGCAGTGCCATCAAGGACACCAGACGATTTAATTATGTTGTGAGG CTGCTTGAGCTGATTGCCAAGTCGCAGCTACCGTCTCTGAGCGGAGTGGCGCAGAAGAACTACATGAACATTCTGGAGCGAGTGGTGCAGAaag TTCTGGAAGATCAACAGAATGTGAGGCCCATCAAAGAGCTGCTGCAGACGCTGTATGTGTCACTTTGCAGTCTGGTGCAGGACATGGGCAAGTCAGTGCTGGTGGGAAACATTAATATCTGGGTGTACCGCATGGAAAACATCCTGCAGTGGCAGCAGCAGCTGGACAACATTCAGATTAACAGG CCCACAAGCACCGGGATGACGCTCCTGGACTTACCCATCAGTCTCCAGTTGAACATCATGCAGCGGCTCTCGGACGGGCGGGACCTGGTCAGTCTGGGGCAGGTGTGTCCTGACCTCGGTCTACTGACTGAGGACAGGCTGCTGTGGAAGAACCTCTGCCATTACCACTTCACAGACCGACAG ATTCGCAAACGACTCATGGTATCGGATAAAGGACAACTCGAGTGGAAAAAGATGTACTTTAAGCTGTGTCGTTGCTACCCTCATAAGGAGCAGTACAGCGACACCCTGCAATTCTGCACACATTGCCACATCCTGTTCTGGAAG GATACAAACCATCCCTGCACAGCCAACAATCCAGAGAGCTGCAGCATTTCTGTTTCTCCACAAGGTTTCATCAACCTCTTTAAGTTCTGA